The Maniola hyperantus chromosome 12, iAphHyp1.2, whole genome shotgun sequence genome has a segment encoding these proteins:
- the LOC138403111 gene encoding uncharacterized protein, whose translation MSLEEQNLEATLRDLTAKRSSFKGRLTKFKNNLELLSSCKSISPVEISKLSIKLSRFETLFTDFDELQTQIEVFNVECLDAELNIRETIEQDFCFCIATAQQLIDANSTPKKQNNSSHSCHDHDECDGLLGFKLPTIKISNFDGSYYKWLEFKDTFVSLVHDNTRIKDIHKFYYLNSYLEGEAARVISNLEVSDKNYSEAWQLLCERYDNKRQLINNHLKALFSVDSVRETEKSFRFIIDHVTKNLRALHTLGLPTESWDVIVIFLISQKLDPTTSFKWEESRSSLKDIPTLDDFFQFLKNRADVFETIKGKRRDSILPSPKAKKEFTKSFSATSSPSKSKVNLVCPVCKGKHRIYECLTFKNKSPEDRSALVSSLGLCRNCLRRDHNVDQCRLPGGCRICKQRHNSLVHVNASEGEEEAVALETVTMSSTSETEVLLCTALIDILNPSTNEKITVRALLDSGSQSSFLTTAVKQRLGLSSQKIDTKIIGIGDTKLNVFAERCLVRIKSKHSSFNVTISCLILPKLTGQLPKVAFNTKGLNISNFQLADPTFNIPSDIDVILGAELFWCIIGTEQHSLGEHHPILRSSKLGWLIAGPIGPSKKAHKSKPAQETSCNLVSCDSDLSNEITKFWELEKVPTKTSYTEEERHCEKHFLQNTYRCDDGRFCVRIPLRCDKDCLGNSYALAERRFFNLERRFIKQPVLKQLYVEFIKEYADLKHLSVYDKPPSETSFYLPHHPVLKLTSESSKIRVVYDGSAQTTSGFSVNDLQMVGPNIQDSLFNILVRFRQHKYVLSADIEKMYRSIMVDESDRDLQLILWREQESQPLMTLQLNTVTYGLSSSSFLSTRCLWQCGEECGDAATKTVIQNDFYVDDLLTGATTEEELLHIQRSVSDALAAGGFRLRKYRSNSKLVNSGLLQESSSSKGHSCPCRVHLYWILKLADSTDFNGWSRRASTFGSDGPTSMWPNYNSARSGAQGVRL comes from the exons atgtcGCTAGAAGAACAGAATCTTGAGGCTACCCTTAGAGATTTAACAGCGAAGCGTAGCTCATTTAAAGGCCGGCTCACtaagtttaaaaataacttagaaCTTTTGTCTAGTTGCAAATCGATTTCGCCAGTTGAAATCAGCAAGTTATCGATTAAATTAAGCAGATTTGAAACATTGTTTACGGATTTCGATGAGCTACAAACGCAAATAGAGGTTTTTAATGTAGAATGCCTAGACGCGGAATTGAATATTCGCGAAACTATTGAGcaagatttttgtttttgcaTAGCGACTGCCCAGCAATTAATTGATGCTAATTCTACTCcaaagaaacaaaataattcGTCGCATTCTTGTCATGATCACGACGAATGCGACGGGTTATTGGGTTTTAAGTTACCaacaattaaaatttcaaactttgATGGCTCTTATTACAAATGGCTGGAGTTTAAGGACACCTTTGTGTCTCTAGTCCATGACAATACTAGAATAAAGGATATacacaaattttattatttgaactCGTACCTAGAAGGAGAGGCCGCCCGCGTGATAAGTAACTTAGAAGTAAGTGATAAAAATTATAGTGAGGCATGGCAGCTTCTCTGCGAGCGGTATGATAACAAACGCCAACTGATAAATAATCACTTAAAGGCTTTGTTCAGTGTAGATTCGGTTCGCGAAACCGAGAAATCTTTTCGTTTTATTATAGACCATGTCACTAAAAACTTACGTGCCCTCCACACACTAGGGTTGCCTACTGAAAGTTGGGACGTGATCGTAATATTTCTCATATCACAAAAACTAGACCCCACCACAAGTTTTAAGTGGGAAGAAAGCAGAAGTTCGTTGAAGGACATCCCTACACTAGATGATTTCTTCCAATTTCTGAAAAATAGGGCAGATGTATTTGAGACAATTAAAGGCAAACGTCGCGATTCCATCTTACCTTCACCAAAGGCTAAAAAGGAGTTTACCAAATCGTTCTCAGCGACCAGTTCACCTTCTAAATCTAAAGTAAATTTAGTCTGTCCAGTCTGTAAAGGTAAACATCGTATCTATGAGTGCTTGACCTTCAAGAATAAATCTCCAGAGGATAGATCTGCGCTTGTATCTTCTCTAGGCCTTTGCCGGAATTGCCTCCGCAGGGACCACAATGTGGACCAGTGCAGGCTACCTGGTGGCTGCAGGATTTGTAAACAGCGTCATAATTCGCTAGTCCACGTCAACGCCTCCGAAGGTGAAGAAGAAGCAGTGGCACTAGAGACCGTTACCATGTCGTCCACGTCAGAGACTGAAGTCCTACTATGCACTGCACTAATTGATATATTAAATCCGTCCACTAATGAAAAGATCACAGTTCGTGCTCTTCTTGACAGCGGAAGTCAGTCTTCATTCTTGACCACAGCTGTCAAACAAAGGCTTGGCTTATCTTCTCAAAAGATCGATACCAAGATCATTGGTATTGGTGACACCAAACTAAACGTTTTTGCAGAACGATGTTTAGTGCGCATTAAATCTAAACATTCTTCTTTCAATGTCACCATATCTTGTCTCATTTTGCCTAAGCTCACAGGTCAACTGCCTAAGGTTGCCTTCAACACTAAAGGATTAAACATTTCCAATTTTCAGCTGGCGGATCCAACGTTTAACATTCCCTCTGACATTGATGTTATTTTGGGCGCAGAGCTGTTTTGGTGTATCATTGGCACCGAACAACATTCCCTTGGTGAGCACCACCCTATCTTGCGTAGCTCTAAGTTAGGATGGCTGATAGCTGGTCCTATAGGCCCTAGTAAAAAGGCACATAAATCTAAGCCTGCTCAAGAAACTTCTTGCAATTTAGTTAGTTGCGACTCAGATTTATCTAACGAAATCACGAAATTTTGGGAACTAGAGAAAGTGCCTACTAAGACCAGCTATACAGAAGAGGAGCGTCATTGCGAAAAGCATTTTCTCCAGAATACCTATCGCTGTGATGATGGCCGGTTTTGCGTAAGGATCCCGCTTCGTTGTGACAAGGATTGTTTAGGGAATTCTTATGCATTGGCAGAACGAAGATTCTTTAACCTTGAAAGGCGCTTCATTAAACAGCCTGTACTCAAGCAATTATACGTAGAATTCATAAAGGAGTATGCAGACCTTAAACATTTATCTGTATACGACAAACCCCCATCGGAAACGTCATTTTATCTTCCTCATCATCCAGTTCTAAAACTAACCAGTGAATCAAGTAAAATCCGAGTGGTCTACGATGGCTCTGCCCAAACTACGTCTGGTTTTTCGGTCAACGACCTTCAAATGGTTGGGCCCAATATTCAAGATTCACTATTTAATATTCTAGTTCGCTTTCGCCAACATAAGTATGTTCTATCAGCAGACATAGAGAAAATGTATAGGAGCATTATGGTCGACGAATCTGATCGCGATCTGCAGTTGATTCTATGGCGGGAGCAAGAGTCTCAGCCCTTAATGACTCTACAACTAAACACCGTAACCTACGGACTGTCTAGTTCTAGCTTCCTCAGCACGCGATGCCTGTGGCAGTGCGGAGAAGAGTGTGGGGATGCGGCGACTAAGACTGTTATTCAAAACGACTTTTATGTAGATGACCTGTTGACGGGTGCCACCACAGAAGAAGAGCTGCTTCACATACAACGCTCGGTCAGTGATGCGCTCGCTGCCGGTGGATTCCGTCTACGGAAATATCGCTCGAACTCTAAGTTAGTGAATTCAGGCCTACTCCAGGAGTCGTCCTCCTCTAAAG GCCACTCATGTCCTTGCCGAGTCCACCTCTACTGGATATTAAAACTAGCCGACTCGACCGATTTCAACGGCTGGAGCAGGCGCGCCAGCACTTTTGGAAGCGATGGGCCAACGAGTATGTGGCCGAACTACAACAGCGCGCGAAGTGGCGCACAAGGTGTACGACTCTGA